The following nucleotide sequence is from Nitrospira sp..
CAACACGTTGACGGACGTGACGTCGTCGATTTTCTTGACGGCCACCGTCAAGCGGGCCCGCTCGATGTTGCCGAACCCCTCACGCCGGAACACCCCATAGGGCTGCTTCCGACCTTCCATTTCAATCCATGCGGTTTCAATGGTCCCATCGGTCTTGTTGAGCCCGGTGATGGAGTAACCCTTCGTCGATTCCACCGCTGCCTCCCAGACGGTATCGTAGGAGCAGACGAAGTAGGAATTTTGTCCGCCGGTGAGGCCGGCACAGGCAGTCAACGCCAACAGCGGCACAACGAGCAGAAGGCCCATAGGTCGTGTTCCGTACATCAAGTCATCCTCTTGCGGGGAGGCTTTCTCGAGAGAAAGCCTCCCCGCCAACTCCCTAGAAATAGGTGGCTGCCGATATCACGAAGGCACTATCGTGAATCCGTTGTTCCGTATTGGGATTAAATGCCATCGGCTGATATTGATAGCTCATCTTGAAGACTGTGTCCTGGATGGGTCGATAGTTCAAACCGAAGGAAAACTGCTGCAGATTACCCCAGCCCCCTGTGCCATTGAAGTTATCCAGATCGGTGTTCACCCTGTCGTACCGGAATACAGCTGTGAAGGTGGAACCCTCACCAAACCGCTTCGGGGAAAGTTTTGTCAAGAACGCCGGCATGAAGTGATAGTTGCCCTGGATATAAAAGCCGCTTCCGCGCTGCGGCGGGATTCCAGGGCCGCTATTGCCGGGTATCCCCGTCAGGAGTGAGCCTGGGGCAAATCCAATCGTGTTGCCGTTAATAGCTCGTGCGTTTCCCCTTGCATAGGACCAGGCTGCTTCGCCGATCAGTTCAAATGGTCCCCGCTGAAGCGTCCAGTCGAGGGCGAAAATACTGAGAGGGTTGTAACTTGAGTTGGGTGCTCCATTGCCATAATAACCAGACCCCGCCACTTCGACTCCGAGCATAGGACTGAACGCCATGCGTCCGACAACTGCCTTACCGTTGTTGAGATCCAGTCCATCGTCAGCCGGGCACTTCCGCTGCCGTGCCCCTCGTGTGCCACTTGCCTCGTTGATTCTAGGAGTTCCGTCGTTGTCGTATGAGCATGGTCCCGTCGTGAAATAGAACTCGTAGTCCAGCTTGCCGGTTCTTCCTGGATAAAAGGTTCCGTAGAATCCCGCTCCGGTTTCAGACATGGTGCTAGGAATAACCAGCCGACTGACCAAGGGACGATCGGTGAGGTCATTGAGCGGGGAATCATGCAGCAGGTTAAACTTGCCGATCGGAAGCAGCAAAATTCCGGCGCGAACGTTGATAGGTTCCGCGACGAGGTAATCGATAGTGGCAAATTCTATCCCGACTTCTATTCCTTGCGTGGAATCCTCACGAATGCCGTGCTCAAACTCAATTTCAGACGCGAACTTCACGTGCTCTGTGATGTCCGCATAGATAAAGGGGACGAACCTCTGCTGATCGAAACTGTTCGTTGTGCCGCCATAGCCGTTCTCGATGCTTGCTTGGCGTTGGGCGCGGAATTGAATATCCGCGTAGCCGCCCACAATCGCCTTCGGTGACGACACGAAGGGCTTGGCATACACCAACCGGCCAGACCCGGTTGACCCGAAGGAAAGAGGCGCTTGCTGCTCCCTCCGGCGCTCCTTCGCGACCTCCGGCAGAGAGCCGATCCCTGGCTGGGTCTCTTCACCCGGGGGACCCTCCTTCTGTTCGCCAAGTCCCTCGTGGCGGTCGCGTTCTTGCAGGCGTTTTTCCACTGCTTCATCGACCATCTTCTTGATCTCCTCCGGGGTCATCTCTGCAGCCCACACTGGCATGACTGTCAGGCCGGCGATGACGAGAGCCCCGAGGATTGACCGCATTTTCATCGGTATCCTCCCTTGTGAGTAAGGTTGTGGTCTGACTCGGGACTCGATGGTCTCTGGCCTTTAAGCAAACAAAAGAGATGTAGTCGTGTAATGGAAGTGCGGTCGCTGCGCCTCCTTTCGCACAATGAATCATCATGTTCCGGTCCCCCAGCCTTCAATCGAGGAAAAGGGAATCACGACGATGCGCTTGCAGCGTTTGCACTTCAGCTCCAGCCCTTGCTCGCACACCTTGGCGATCAATTGTCCGCATTCACAGCGAGTTTCCTGGCCCTTGGCCCGATGGCGCTCGGGCACGTGCGTCATAATCATTGTGATAGTTGATCGGCTTTGGAATTGAGAACAGTTATTAATATCGCCGGCGAATCTATACCTACTCAGTGTTTGGTGTCAAGGGGAGGGCCATCGATCACATGAACGCCGAATGAGCGGAGAGCGCTGCTCTGCGGATAGCGTATAATGACGGCATGTCGGTGGGATGGAATTCATTGCTCAGAGGACTTGCAACGACGACGTTGCTCCTCCCGGGTTGTGCCTCGTATCTACCGGCCATTCCCGATCCCGAACTTGTTCACGGGACGGTGGTTGTTGGTCGAGCATCAGTGGTCATTACAGGAGAACGCGCTCGTTTGTACATGCCTGAAATCCGTTTCTTCGAGATTCAGAACCGCCGGACGCACGAACGGTTTATCGTGGAGATGAATTCGGCAAACGAGCGATTTGTCCTGCCGCTTCACCCAGGAGAGTATGAGTTGGACCGTGTTCAGATCAGCGAAGGACCGTTCCTGTCGATGGCTCAGTTGACTGTGACCTTTCTCGTGAAGAATGACCTCATCACCTACGTCGGGTTTTGGCGGTTTGGAGCGGATTCCCCCAAATATGGGCGCATGCTCAGCCTGTCAATGGAAGATGTAGAGGATGACCGCACCCGTGCGGCCGAATTCTTGATGCAGACCTACCCATCGTTGGACACACAAACAGTCGTGAGTGTCCTGCCAAATCCTCCCAGTTTTCAGGCGCGTCTGTTCGAAGTCATGCCGTACCCGCGCTATCCCACCTATTTTCGCCGGCAGTGGTGGTAAGGACATTCTGCCGCTATGAGGTTGCCAGGCGGAGATGATCTCAGAAAAGCGATGGTCAGCCTTGTACTTACCGGTTTGGTCGGCTGCGTGGAGGTGTCACCCGTTCCCGAGTCTGTCGTTGTCAAGCGGACGCAGATGCACATGGGGACGCTGGTTTCGATTACCGCAGTGGCGTCCGATAAGAAGGTGGCGCAAGGGGCGATTCAGGCTGGGTTCGATGAAATCAAACGTCTCGAACGGTTGTTGAGTACCTGGAGTTCCGCAAGCGAACTATCCCACGTCAATGATGCAGCTGGTCGTCATCCTGTCGAAGTCAGCCGGGAGACCTTCGACATCGTGGCGCGATCCATCGAGATAGCTCGCCTGACGCAAGGGGGGTTCAATATCGCCGTCGGTCCTGCCGTCGACTTGTGGAGTGTTACCGAGCGACAGTACATTCCGAGCGATGCCGAGTTGGATCAGCTCAAGGCTCTGGTCGATTGGACGAACATTCAGCTCGATCGGGATGCCCGGACGATCTTCCTACCTTGCGGGGGAATGCGGATCGATGTGGGCGGAATTGGAAAGGGCTATGCCGCAGACCATGCGGTCGATGAAATGAAACAGGCCGGCGCACAGGGAGGAGTTGTTGCCTTGTCTGGCGATATCAAAACGTTCGGCGCGCTCCCAGACGCAGGAGGATTCCCGGTAGGTATCAATCATCCTCGTGAAGAAGGGGCGCTGATTGCCGTTATCGACCTGAAGGATGAGGCCATTTCAACGGCCGGAGATTACGAACGGTTCTTTGAACGGGACGGTGTTCGCTACCATCATATCCTGGACCCCCAAACCTTGCAGCCGGCACGTGATTGTCAGAGCGTCACAGTCATCGCCAAGGATGGTACGATGGCTGATGGTTTGGACACAGGGATTTTTGTGTTGGGGCCTGAGCGCGGGATGGCCTTGGTGGAACGCTTGCCGCATGTTGAGGCGATCATCATCGACCATGAAGGAAAGATGACCGTTTCATCCGGGCTCCGTGATCGGCTGCGTGCGCCATAGCGGGTTGCAACTTCCTCTGGTAGCGTGTGAACGCGGAGACGAGATATGCCGCAATGATGGCGACCCTACGACGCTCGCGATACTTGCTGCGGATCGGATCAGGACGGTTCCGCAGTAGCCTCGAATCGTTTATCACAGCCGAACGACCTCCAAGCTGACCTGCTGAAAGCCTAGGCCACGAATCTCATCGACCAGCGCGACGAATTTTTCGAGCAATGTGACCTTGTCCGCTCGCACGACCACGGCCGATTCGCGAGCTCTGGCGGCCAAGACCGATGGGAGGCCCCCGGATGGAACCGGAGCATCATTTAGAAACAAGTTTCCATCCGCAGTCAATGAAATCACGATGGGAACATCCTTGTGGTCGCTGACCTCTTTGGCCTTAGCCAAGTTGACGGGAATCTGTCCCGTGCTGATGAAGGTGGCGGTGGTCAGCACGATGACGAGAAGGACCAACATGACATCCACGAGCGGGATGACGTTGATTTGATCAATGTTCCGTTCCATGTTGCACTCCATACTCAGTCAGAAGTTCGGTGACGCGACGCCGAAGCACATTGTTCATCACGACGCAGGGAATGGCGACTAATAGACCGATGGCAGTCGCCTTCAATGCCAGACTCAAGCCGATCATGATGGTGTTGACCGCCATCGTTCCCGACGTTCCCATCGTGTGGAACGTCAACATGATTCCCAGGACAGTTCCGAGCAGGCCGATATACGGAGCATTGGCGGCCACTGTGCCGATAATCACGAGGCGCTTGGTCAACGTGATTTCCAGCAGCCGGGCATTTGAAAACTGTGAGAAATTGACCCGTCGGTAGAAGAGCCAGCGTTCGACGGCAACCGCGACAGACCAGAGGCTCAGGGCCAGCAAGAGCCCGATGATCCCATAATCAATGGTATTCTTCAGCGCATCCATCATAACTCCTTACTAATGTGAAAATATGGTTCGATCCGGTAGGCTGGGAGCCAGCACATCGTTTTATTCATGGCAGACCGGAAGGGAAACTGTCAATCCACAACACGGATCGCTTCGATCCGGTTTCTACGAACGAGAAGACTGTTCGGCAGGAAACACCACAGTGTGCGTGGCAGAGACGCGGAGTTCCACGGCGGTCCCTTCCTCGTAGAGGCTGGTTGAGCTTTCGCTGCTGTGGACCATCTGTCCGGAGGGCAGACGGATCGTATAGAGGTTCTCCGAACCTCGGAACAGGCGAGCCGCAATACGCGGCTTCGCCGATTTGTTGGGCACCAGCTGGATGTCGTCGGGGCGAATCATCACGACGACTTCGCTTTCCTCGGGGCGATTGAGGGTATTGGGGAACTCTCCGAGTTCAGTATGGACCAGGCCCTCGCGGACCTGTCCGGTGATAAAGTCGGCTTGGTCCACAAAATCGGCCACGAACCTTGTAGCCGGAAGATGGTAAATGAGCTCCGGCGAATCCAACTGTTCGAGCATTCCCTGATTGAGTACGGCGATGCGGTCGGCCATGGCAAAGGCTTCGTGGTGATCGTGCGTCACGAGAATCGTCGTGGTTTTCATCCGATGCAACAGGGCATGGAGCTCTTGCCGCATGCGGCCGGCCATATCGGGATCCAGGTTGCTGAACGGCTCATCCAGGAGGAGCAAGACGGGATGCTGCACGAGAGCGCGTGAAAGGGCCACTCGTTGCTGTTGTCCTCCCGATAACTCATGCGGGTAACGTCGGTCGAGTCCTTCGAGGCCGGTCAGCCGCAGCATGTCTTGGACACGACATCTCCGCTCCGCCCGCGACAGGTGGCGGAGCCCGAAGGCGATGTTGTCGGCGACGCGCAAATGTGGAAAGAGCGCGTACTCTTGAAAGACCATGCCTACTCGGCGGTCCTCCGTCGGAATCGTTTCCGAGGAGGATGAGACTAACCGGCCTGACAAAAAAATCTGTCCGACCTGCACCGGTTCGAGACCCGCGATCGCCCGCAAAATGGTCGTCTTGCCGCAGCCTGATGGACCGAGCAGACAGAGAATTTCACCTTCCTGCGCGGAAAATGAAATATCGTGGATCGCAGGCCTGCTTGGATCATAGGCACAGGACACGGCACGAAGCTCCAAGATGGAAGAGGCCGGCTGGTAGAGATTCACTTGGCCGTCGAGCTGTTCGGCATCCACCTGTGCGATGTGCGATGGTTCGTTCATGGTAGTTCTACGCTGCCCGCCAATCACGGGAGAGCAATAAGACCAGCGCCGGTAAGCCGACGAGCACGATCAATAACGCGGATGGAGCCGCCAGCTGATAGTACTCTTCGCTTGCCTCCAGCCAGACACGAATTGCCAGGGTGTCGAATCCCACCGGTCGCAGCAGCAACGTTGCCGGGAGTTCTTTCATCGTCTGCAAAAAGATCAAGACCCACGCCACGATGACTCCGTTGCGGATGAGGGGTAACGTCACGCGACGCCAGGTTTCTCGGACGGTAAGCCCCAGGGTGCGGGCGACTTCCTCCAAATTAGGCGTGATTTGTTGAATCGATGGTTCGAGCGACTGGAGGCCGACTGGGAGAAAATGTAGGACATAGGCGACGATCAATACGATCACTGTACCATACAAGAACGGGAGGACTTTGAGAAAGAGGACCAACACCGCGAGCGCAGCGACTGGTCCTGGTAGGACGTACCCGGCGTAAGCAGCCTGCAAACAGCCGACATTGAGCCAGGTCGGTTTGCGGCTAGCCAGGTAGGCAAGGGGTAGTCCGACGAACACTCCTGCCGTGGCTGCCAGGGTCGACAGCAAGGCGCTGTTCCACACAAACCCGAAGAAGCGGGCGTCGAGGATTGCCTGGGCTTCCGGGGACAGGCTCCATATCACCAGTAGATAGGCCGGGATTCCAAAGGCCAAGCCGATGACGGTGGCCAAGCATGCCGTCAGAGCGGCAGCGTGCAACCATCGGCACCGGATTCGTTGCGGTGTCCGAAAGCGTCCGGAGGTCTGGTAAAACCGGCTCTTTCGACGAAACCATCGTTCGGTCAATAAGAACAGGAGCGCCAGGATGACCAATAAGATGCTTAGGATGCTCGCTGCCTGATTGTCGGACCGGCCGGTCATTTGCTGAAACACGGCGTAGGTCAGTGTTTGGTAGCGCAGTAGGGAGACGGCACCGAAATCTGAGACGACGTACAGGATGACCAGGGCGAGACCGGCGACGATGGACGGGCGTAGCAATGGGAGGGTGACGAACAGCGTTCTGTGAAGTGGTGAGGCGCCACAGGTACGGGCCACTTCCTCAAACGACACGTTAAAACTCAGCAGCGCACTACGTGTGAGCAGATAGACGAAAGGAAACGTGTCGAGCGCCATTACGATGGTGACGCCCCAAAAACTTTGCGGTGAGATGATTCTGGCCTGAGGTCCTGCGAGCATCTGCCAGAGCTGTTCGACTGGGCCGCCGAATCCCAAGAGATAGTTGTAGATATAGGCCAAGACGTACGTCGGCATGGCCAGCGGCAACACGAGACCAACTTCCCACAGGCGGCGGCCAGGGAATTCGAATCGCGTGACCATCCAGGCGGTTGATACGCCGAGCACGAAGGTGAGCAAGGCCACGGCACCGGCCAGTGAAACCGTATTCAACAGCAGCTCAGGGACACGGGTGGTCCAGAGACGATGCCAAATCGCAACATCGGCCGACAAGGCAAGGACAGTGACATAGCCCAATGGCAGGAGGATCAGTGTCGCGCCGGCGAGGACTGCGAGTTGTAGAGGAGAGACAGATGGTCGGTGTATGGCAATCACTGGGAGCTTGGGGAGTTACCGCATCCCCACCTGCTCGATGAGAAGCAATGTGGGTTCCCGCAGTTCGGCCAGCTTGCTCAAAGGCACCAGGGCCGCTCGAAAGCTCTTGCGTTCGATCAGAGCTGGGTCGGCCTTGACCTCAGGATGGAGTGGGTACTCCTTGTCGAGGTCGGCGAACAGCTTCTGACCGGCTTGTGCCACGAGAAACTCCACGAGCAATTTGGCGTTCTCCAAGCGGGGAGTGTGTTTTAGAATGCCGATGCCCGCCACATTCATGATGGCGCCCATGCCTCCTTCCTGTTGATCGGGCATCAATACCGCCAGCGGAGCAGTGGGTTGTGTCGCGAGATGTCGGTACACGTAATAGTGATTGACGATACCCATGGCGACCTGACCCTTCGCGACGGCCTCGACGATCTGCGAGCTCTTTTGATAAACCCTGGTGCCGGCATTGTCCCGAAGGCCTTCAAGAAATTTCCTGGTTTGATCGTCACCGACGCTCGCGCGGATGACCGACACACCCGCTTGCAAATATTCGCTGCCGGCGTTCGGAATGGCGATCTTGTCCTTCCATTTCGGGTTGGCCAAGTCCAGCAACGACGTGATCTGATCGGGTTTCACCATCGTCGTGTTGTACACAACGATCCAAAACCGTCCTGACAAACCGACCCAACTGCTGTCCGATGCGCGAAACTGGGGAGGGATGGCCCGTTCGACCTCCCGCATGTTCAATGGGCGAAGGAGTCCCGCAGCGCGAGCCATTTCCAGACTGCCGGCATCGTTGGTAATAAAGACATCGGCAGGGCTGCGCTTCCCTTCTGCCTTCATTCGATTCACCAACTCCATGGTGCCGGAGGAGAGCAACTCTATTTGAATACCGGTCTTCGCGGTAAACTCATCGAGTACCGGTTTGATCAGCCGTTCAGCTCGACCGGAATAGACGGTCAATTTCTCGGCAGCCGATGCGAAGGGCGGCATGATCAACCAAAAGAGCGCGAGGATGCAGGCAACTGAAACACCGAGGAGCTTGAGTTGAGAGGCAATAGCCGTGGCGCGAGGTGAACGTCGGTAAAATAAACGCATGACCAACCCTTCTGTCTAGGTGGAGGGGAGTTGAAACCGGCAAGCCGCCTTAAAAAAACGAATACCAGAAACGGCAACAGGGGTCAATGACGGCAGCGAGAGCAGAGTCCGTAGAGCTCGAGGCGGTGAGTTTGGATGGTAAAACCGTTCCGCGATGCCACTTCTTCCTGAAGCCGCTCAATGTCGCAGTTCTCGAACTCCACTATTTTCCCACAGCCTGTGCAAATAAGATGGTCATGATGGCCCTTATGCGACACATTGTCGAACTGGGTTTGCGTACCGAAGTGCCTGGCCTGGGCCAGGCCTGCGTCGCAGAAGAGATTGAGTGTACGGTAGATGGTCGCGAGGCCCAGGTGAGGATCTTTGCGCGCCAGCTGATGGTACATCGCTTCGGCCGTGATGTGTTCCTGCTTCAGAAAGGCATCGAGGATCAATTCACGCTGCCGCGTAAATTTGAGCTGGTGCTTCCCAAGATGCTCCTTCAGGACCTCCATTTCTTTGACATGTTTCGCCATCATGATCAGACCGAGCCTCCTAGACGGAGAATTAAAGACGAAACTGAGCAGCCGGTCAAGAGTGTCTTTGTCGGATGGATAGCCATCGCCAATTCCCTTTGACGGCTGCTTCCCCGGCTGTCTATAGTGAAGCCCCACGGATTTACGGCCGTGATTCCTGATGGTACTTTGGCGACACCTCGCCGAAGCCTGTTCCCCTTCGCCAAGGCTTCGGCGGACACTCGCTGCGCTTAGCTAACAGCCGTGGTTCCTGCTCAGGCGGGTGAAGCGCTCACGCACATCGCAAGGAGACCTTGAGAACACCCAGCCAAATCACGGTTGATCGTGCGCTGCTTCTCTATGTTCTGCAGCTCGCAGAGCCCTACGATGGGATGAGCGATGTGAAGTTGCAGCAGCTCTGTTTTCTGTGCGAACTCCAAACCTTTGCCAAGGGCTTGAAAGCCTTCCATTTCGAATTCTTTCGCTTCGCATACGGAGCCTTCAGCAAAGATCTCGATAACGACCTGACCTCCCTCCGTCGGAAAGGGCGGATCGAGAATTTCACGGTATCGGATCAGGTGAAGGAGGAGGCGATACCGTTACTCCTGAACGCAATCGAAGGGGTGGAGGCCAACGAGAAGGCCAAAGACATTGTCGATGCCGTCGTCGCAGCCTATGGACATCAAGACAGCGGTACCATCACGAATTCCGTCGAATCGGTTCAGCTGAGCACACCCCAGGACCCTGAGCTCAAGATTCCCATTCGAGATATTGTGTTCCACACCACGCTGCTCGTCCCGCACCGGATCGAGGTGCAGGCTGAAGTTGCATTGTCTCCGGCCATCCTCGGAAAGCTCAACGCCGCCATGGGCTATGACAGCCGACCAGTCATAGATGCTCAGAGTTGGTAGAGCTCGCCGTATTTCTTTTCAACATAGTTGAGAAAAGGCTCGGGACTTATGGTCGAACCGGTCACACGTTGCGCGAGGTGGGCTGGCGTGAACATGCGGCCCCAGCGGTGAATTTTCTGTTCCAGCCACCGGCGCAAGATCAGTAACCGACCGGCTGCAATCTCATCCTCCAAATGTGAAATCTCTAGCTTGGCCTGCTCGAAGAATTGCACGGAATAGAGGTTGCCCAAGGTGTACGTGGGGAAATACCCGAAGGCGCCGAACGACCAGTGCACGTCCTGCAGCACCCCTTCCGCGTCGGAAGTCGGAACGATGCCCAAATAGTCCTTCATCTTCTGATTCCAGATCGCCGGCAAGTCGTCGGGCTGAGTCTTGTTTTCCACGAGCGCTTGCTCGATCTCGAACCGCAGCATGATATGGAGATTGTAGGTCAGCTCGTCGGCTTCCACACGGATCAACGACGGCTTCACGCGATTGATGGCGGCATAGAACCGGTCTATATCTACGCCGCCCAGTTGATGGTGAAACGTCTGCTGTAAAATCGGGTAGAAAAAGCGCCAAAAGGCTCGCGAACGTCCGACGCAATTTTCCCAGAGGCGAGACTGGCTTTCATGGATGCCCAGGGAGACCGAATCGCCCAATGGCGTGCCGAAATACCGTTGATCCAGGCCTTGGTCATACAGCCCATGCCCTCCTTCATGGATGCAGCTGAAGAGGCAGGATTGTAATTCATGTTCGTGGACGCGGGTCGTCACGCGCACGTCGGTCGGGTGAAACGAGGTTGTGAAGGGATGGGCCGAGAGATCCAGTCTGCCGCGCTCGAAGTCATAGCCCATCGCGATCAAGACCAATCGGCCGAACTCCAGCTGTCGAGTTTGGTCATAAGAATGGCGCAATACTTCGTCATCGATGTGAACGGGGCTCTGAGTGATTCGCTTCAGCAAGGGCACGAGACGCGCTTTGACTGCGGCAAACACCGGCTGGAGGCCGGCTATGGTCGCGCCTGGTTCATAGACATCCAACAGGGCGTTGTAGGGCGAATCCTGATATCCGAGATACTCGGCTTCCTCCCGCTTGAGCTGCAGCACCGTCCGGAGGTTCGGTAGAAACATCGCGAATCTATTTTGGTCTTTTGCCTCCGCCCACACTTGCTGGGCCAGCGAACATTCGCGGCTCAGCTTCACGACGAAATCGGATGGTAGCTTCTTCGCGCGGCTGAAATCCCGCCACACTTCGCGCAAGAGCGAGCGTGACGGCTCATCCCACGTCTCACCAGATTGGTCGGCTGTCTGGCCGGTAGCAGGATCGACCCATTGAGCCAAGAGCTGCTGAACGTCCGGCGAGACCAATTTCTGATGGGCCAGGCCCTGAAGCACGGCGATCTGTTCAGCTCGCGCTTCCCCCCCGCCGACCGGCATATAAGTTTCTTGATCCCAAGACAAGACCGAGGCGGCGCTATTGATGCGTTGAATTTCAAGCAGTCTGGTCGTAAGGGGTTCCAACGTCGCGAGCGTCTTCAATCCGGTCTCCTTCCCACTATGTTAAGATCCGCTCATGATTCGGCTGTTGTGCGCAGTGTACGCAACCACATCGGTCTTTTCAAATTGCTGAAGGGAATACGATGAAACAATTGATTCCGTCCGACATCGAAACGTACGCCGAAGCCCATTCCATCCCGGAGTCCTCGGTCTGTCGTGCGCTGCGTGAAGAGACCCATCGGACCATGGAGCACTCCCAGATGCTGGTCGGTCCTTTGGAAGGGGCCTTCCTCAAAATGATGACGCAGTTGGTGGGCGCGAAGCGCGTGCTCGAGATCGGGATGTTTACCGGCTACAGCGCGTTGTGCTTTGCTGAAGCCCTGCCGGAAGATGGGACTGTGATCACCTGCGAAATCGATGAGAAGTCGGCGACGCTGGCGAGGCGCTTTATCGCGCAATCGCCTTTTGGAGGCAAGATCAGCATCCGAATGGGACCGGCTCTTGATACCATGAAAACACTGAACGGCCCCTTTGACCTGATCTTCATCGATGCCGATAAAACTAATTATCTCAATTATTACCGACGGTCGCTCGACCTGCTTGCCCCAAAGGGCGTGATCTTGATCGACAACGTGCTCTGGAGCGGCGAAGTCTTGAAACAGCCGCCGCATGACGAATCCACCGCCGCCATTCAGGAACTCAATCGGACCGTAGCAGCTGATCTCCGCGTCACCGCCGTCCTGGTCACGATTCGCGATGGGATTTTTGTGATAAGAAGGGCAGAAAGTTCCAAATCGCGGTGACGAGAGCGCTACGCAGATCAACCTCGGGGCAAGATGTTAAAACCTTCTCGACGCCCAGCCTCTCGCAGTCGTTGGTCGAGGCACACAAACTCTCGTTGAGATGGATTGCCTTGACACCATACCAGGGCCGCCGCTAATTGCAGGGAATCGGCGGCTCGTAAGGGATGCAGTCGCAAGACGCGAGCGGCCTGCTCCCGCACAGCTTCACCCGGTTCTACCTCTGTCCAAGCGGCCACCAAGGCTCGTAGGATAACTTGTGCCTGCTTATCTTCTTCGATACCAAGAGCCTCCTCTCGTCTCAGTCTTGCGAGAGCCGACAGGCACTCAATCGGCGAGGCCCACCACGCGACGATGGATTGGTCTGTCTGAAGCAGTTTTCTGAGAGAGGGACTTTCGCGTTCCTGAAGACACAGCGGGAGCAGAGCGGAAGCGTCCCAAAACTTCATCGCCCCTCTGACCGATCCGTCAGGAGTGCTTTGAGCCCTCGACCCTGTCGATCTTTGGGCCGGGGCAGTTTCCAGAAGCCGGCCGGTAATTTGCCGGTTCCCAAGCGAACCAGCCCGGCACGAGCGAGATCGCGCAGGGTGTCACTCTCATGACTGTCTTTCGACAGGGGCACGAGCTTCGCGATAGGCTTCCCTCGCTCGACCACCAGTACCTCGTCACCGGCTTTGACCTTGGCAAGACAGGCACTCAGGGTGGCTTTCAGCGTCGAAACTGCCGCACGTTTCATGACGACTCCTTAGTGCATGTGCATGTGACCAATATAGTCCATTCAGGTGATTCCGTGCAAGGAAAGGCAGGGTTGAGCTAATCGTTCGGGCCAGCGTGTTCAGGCTGTTCTCAAAGGGCCGAGTCGAGAACGCGACGACAAGAAAGGCAGGCTTGAGTGTCTCATGCCTCCCGAGTCGATCAAGCCCTGGTTCCCTAACCCTTCCTACTTATGGTATCTGTACAGGTCTCTACGGTATCTACTTTGATACGTCGTTATGGCGATACACATTCATCGCCGGTGCCGTCACACCATAAAGAGCGGTTCCTTGCACTGTGTGTTCACGAGTTTTCATAACACTCGTGAACGTCTCGTGAAATTGCGTTTGTAGACGAGAAACAAGGCAGTGGGATGCGTTTGAAGGGGTTGGCATGGTGGGCATGTTGCGAACTTTTAATTCCTGTGACACTCCGCTCGCCCTGAGCTGGTCGAAGGGCGGTCGGACACGTGTCGTTCAGTTCATGATTCGACGTGCTCACCATGACCGGACTTGTAGGACCGAGCACAGAGTATGAGCAGGATACTGATCTCCTATCGCCGCGAGGATAGTGCCG
It contains:
- a CDS encoding Fur family transcriptional regulator, which translates into the protein MMAKHVKEMEVLKEHLGKHQLKFTRQRELILDAFLKQEHITAEAMYHQLARKDPHLGLATIYRTLNLFCDAGLAQARHFGTQTQFDNVSHKGHHDHLICTGCGKIVEFENCDIERLQEEVASRNGFTIQTHRLELYGLCSRCRH
- a CDS encoding type II toxin-antitoxin system prevent-host-death family antitoxin, giving the protein MKRAAVSTLKATLSACLAKVKAGDEVLVVERGKPIAKLVPLSKDSHESDTLRDLARAGLVRLGTGKLPAGFWKLPRPKDRQGRGLKALLTDRSEGR
- a CDS encoding carboxypeptidase M32; its protein translation is MKTLATLEPLTTRLLEIQRINSAASVLSWDQETYMPVGGGEARAEQIAVLQGLAHQKLVSPDVQQLLAQWVDPATGQTADQSGETWDEPSRSLLREVWRDFSRAKKLPSDFVVKLSRECSLAQQVWAEAKDQNRFAMFLPNLRTVLQLKREEAEYLGYQDSPYNALLDVYEPGATIAGLQPVFAAVKARLVPLLKRITQSPVHIDDEVLRHSYDQTRQLEFGRLVLIAMGYDFERGRLDLSAHPFTTSFHPTDVRVTTRVHEHELQSCLFSCIHEGGHGLYDQGLDQRYFGTPLGDSVSLGIHESQSRLWENCVGRSRAFWRFFYPILQQTFHHQLGGVDIDRFYAAINRVKPSLIRVEADELTYNLHIMLRFEIEQALVENKTQPDDLPAIWNQKMKDYLGIVPTSDAEGVLQDVHWSFGAFGYFPTYTLGNLYSVQFFEQAKLEISHLEDEIAAGRLLILRRWLEQKIHRWGRMFTPAHLAQRVTGSTISPEPFLNYVEKKYGELYQL
- a CDS encoding extracellular solute-binding protein; this encodes MRLFYRRSPRATAIASQLKLLGVSVACILALFWLIMPPFASAAEKLTVYSGRAERLIKPVLDEFTAKTGIQIELLSSGTMELVNRMKAEGKRSPADVFITNDAGSLEMARAAGLLRPLNMREVERAIPPQFRASDSSWVGLSGRFWIVVYNTTMVKPDQITSLLDLANPKWKDKIAIPNAGSEYLQAGVSVIRASVGDDQTRKFLEGLRDNAGTRVYQKSSQIVEAVAKGQVAMGIVNHYYVYRHLATQPTAPLAVLMPDQQEGGMGAIMNVAGIGILKHTPRLENAKLLVEFLVAQAGQKLFADLDKEYPLHPEVKADPALIERKSFRAALVPLSKLAELREPTLLLIEQVGMR
- a CDS encoding class I SAM-dependent methyltransferase; amino-acid sequence: MKQLIPSDIETYAEAHSIPESSVCRALREETHRTMEHSQMLVGPLEGAFLKMMTQLVGAKRVLEIGMFTGYSALCFAEALPEDGTVITCEIDEKSATLARRFIAQSPFGGKISIRMGPALDTMKTLNGPFDLIFIDADKTNYLNYYRRSLDLLAPKGVILIDNVLWSGEVLKQPPHDESTAAIQELNRTVAADLRVTAVLVTIRDGIFVIRRAESSKSR
- a CDS encoding type II toxin-antitoxin system VapC family toxin; this encodes MKFWDASALLPLCLQERESPSLRKLLQTDQSIVAWWASPIECLSALARLRREEALGIEEDKQAQVILRALVAAWTEVEPGEAVREQAARVLRLHPLRAADSLQLAAALVWCQGNPSQREFVCLDQRLREAGRREGFNILPRG